The genomic stretch TGGTCCCAACTTAGAAACGATGTATCGCTGGTCAATAGCGACTCAAAGCGGTATGTTAAGGAACCTGACCAACGATCCCCAAATCGATGCAGCTTGTGTCCAAGCTGGCAAAGAAATGCGGGACTATCTGACCCAACTGCTACCGCAGAAAAAAGCGGTTAACAGTCAATCTTCCGCACCGAAGGACATCTTTACTCGGTTAGCTAAAACTAACTTTACTGACAACGATATTCCCTTTGACGACAGCAGAATTCTCACCAATATGGCTCTTTTGCTCGTTTCTACCCTAGAAACAACGGCTCAGGCCATCGTCCAGTCCCTAGAACAAATTTTACGTCGTCCCGATATCCTGCCCAAAGCAGTACAAGCGGCTCAGGCCAATGACGACGAAACATTAGCTAAATACGTTTGGGAAGCACTCCGCTTTAGGCCCGTGAGTCCCTCCCTGCCTCGCTTTTGTGAATCAGATTACACTGTAGCCGCCGGAACACCAAGAGCAACCCGTATCCCTGCCAAAAGCTTAGTCTTAGTCAGTCTTGGTTCAGCGATGTTTGATGGGGCAATCATTAAAAATCCTGATGAGTTTTCCATTGAACGGCCAAAACATAACTATATGCACTTTGGCTATGGGGATCATACCTGTCTGGGTGAACACATTGGTGCGGTAGTCGTTCCCGAAGTCATTAAACAAGTCCTGCTACGTCCAGGAGTCAGAGTGATTCCTGGGGATGAAGGGAAACTTCAAGCTCAACCCAATGCCATTCTCAAGGGTTTTGTCATTGCTTATGACCGGTAAATTGAGGTTTGTAGTAAGCCTTTTAAGGCTTGAAAGCTATGTATAAGAAAGGCTAAAGCCTTCACTACGAACTTTTCTATTGGTATTTAACGCTAGATAAAGTCTGCGATGAGCAGCAATCAGAAATAATCAAAATAGTCAGATCAATTCAGGAGCATTGATTAATTATGTCCAAAACAAAAACGATTTTCGATGAATTAAAAGCTGCATTGGTATTGAAAGTAATCAATACCCCCTTTGCCCAGAAATTAATCTCAGAAAAATACGCCAAAAAAATCTATAAATCCCAAGAGGATCAACCGACAAAACCCATCGAACAATTACATAAAGCCACGGGTCAATTGGTTTTTATCGATACTAACAAGCCATTGCACAACATAGAATTGGAGGTGTGGGACAGAGACATCGGCACACCGAGTGATTATTTAGGCAGAGGTGTAACGGATCGAAATGGTCGCTTTGAAATATACTATGATCCTGATAAAGCAGGGTTCAAAGATGCACCAGATTTAGAATTAAGAATCATTGACAATCGTGTGAAATTTGATGCTGACAATCAACCTATTTATACCAATCGCCTTGCCTACATTATCAAAGGTGACGACAATGTAACCCAAAAATCCTATGACTTCGGAACTTTAAGCATTCCTTACTGGACTTATGACCCAGAAAGTCCCTTTGCACGGATATTAATGCCTAATCCAGAAGAAACCCCCGATAATTATGCGATTGGGCGCATATTTCAAGCCTATGAGGCAGCTAATACCCTAACCCCCATTAAAGCTAAGCACGTCATTGCTAATAACCTCAATCCCAAAGAACCAAGTCTCGCCAAAATTCAAGGGGATTATCCCCCGAATTTAACTATCAATTTAGATCGGGAAAATCCCCATTACACCAGAAGTGATGAATATTTTGTCTTGCGGATTCTTAATGGGATGAATCCTTGCTTACTGAAACGCAATAAGAGTAATCCTAATCAGTTTAAAGTGACTTTCAATTGGGATACCTACGAAAAAGATACTGAACACGATCTCAGTAACGTAGAAGCCTTTTTTGAATTGAAAGATGGTAAAATTGTTCCTACCGCCATCACGATTCAAAACCGCTATCCTGATTCCTTTGCTCCCCATTCTCCCCTCGAAGATCCGGTAACTTCTACCCCCAATGACCCGGAAAAGTGGCTGCAAGCAAAACGCATTTTCCGTAGCTATTCTTTCTTTATGGGAGAAACGGTTGAGCATTATTCTAAAGCTCATGTGCAGATGGAGCAGTATGCAGTAGCTTTTTTCCGCAACTTGCGAAAAAATCCGATCCGTCTGATGTTAGCTCCCCACTTAAAGAGTATTATTAACATCAATCGCCGTGGGGATGTTTTACTCGTACATCCGACTAGCGGATTATTTGTTACCAATGGTCCCCTAACTTATCCAGGATTTTTGCAAATCTGCAAGGAAGTGGTGGCAAACTACGATTGGAAAGGCTGGAAACCTCGTCAACCTGTCTGTGAAGATCATACCTATGCCAAAGCAGCTAATCTCTATTGGCAGATTTTAACCGAATACATCGACGGATTTTTTGAGAAGCATAAGGAAGGCATTGCGGAGGAATGGGTAGAAATTCGTCGTTTTTCTGAGGATTTGGTGGAGCATAGCCTGGCTTATCAACCTGTGCAAGGAATTATGGCCAATACGGATAGTGATTACGAATGGTACGACGTGAGTGAATTGGATAAACCAGATATCCCCAGAACGACCATTGATGGTACGGTGAAGGTTATCCGACCAATTACTGTCTCAGATAGTCCTAATCCAGCCGATATCGACAATTTAAAACAGTGTTGCCGTTATATCATCTTCCATCTGACTTTTTGGCACACCTGGGTTAATGATTCTCAATCCGATGAGGGTGGAGAAGTTGTCTATAGTTCAATGGGATTACGCAATGGTAGCTTTGGTGCTGAAAATGATCCGGCGATCGCACCTGATCCCATAGAATGCACCAATCAACTTTATTCCGTCCTTGTCTTAAATGGCATTAAGTACGGCTTAATTGTCAAAAATGAAGATGATGATGTTCCTGAAGAGTTGAGAACAGCTTTGATTAATCATAAAGATCAATTTGCTGATTTAGGCATCGATATTGGCAATATCCGTACTTTAATTAACATTTAGTGCCTTATTCGGGTGGGCAATGCCCACCTAAAAAATAATATCCCTACCGTCTAAATCGTCTAGTGACAAGGTTTAGCTACAATGAATCTAACTTGTCTCCTTTGGGCAATAGTAGGTTTGCCTTGTCTTTCATGGCTATTTCTGTACTAAGTAATCGTTATCAAATTCTGGGAACCTTGGGTAAAGGCGGTTTTGGAGAAACTTTTCTCGCCGTTGATACTCATATGCCCTCTGCAAGAAAATGTGTCATTAAACAACTGAAACCCGCTGTCCGCTCTTCTGAAATTCCCGATTGGTTAAAAGAACGATTTGGGCGAGAGGCGGCTATCTTAGAAGAATTAGGAGAAAATCACCCCCAAATCCCCGCCCTTTATGCCTATTTTTCAGAAGATGGGGATTTTTATCTCGTTCAAGAATGGATTGAAGGCGAAACCCTCACCCAAATTCACCAACGACAAGGCAACCTCTCGGAAACCCAAATTAGAGAGATTCTGAGCGGTATTTTACCCGTTCTTGATTACATTCATAGTCGCCGCATCATTCACAGAGATATCAAGCCTGATAACATCATTATGCGGGCCAGCGATGGTAAACCCGTCCTGATTGATTTTGGCATTGTCAAAGAAGCCGTGGCCACTGTCGTCAACCCTAACGGACAGACTGCTTATTCCGTCGCCCTGGGAACCCCTGGCTATATGTCCCCAGAACAAGCGGCCGGCCGTCCCGTCTATTCCAGCGATTTATATAGTTTAGCCCTGACTATAGTTTTTTTACTCACAGGCAAAACCCCCCAATATTTAGATACTGACCCCCACACGGGGGAAATTTTGTGGCGAAAAGATGTCCCCGAACTCCATTCCAATTTAGCAACCGTCATTGATAAAGCTTTGCGGTTTCATCCCCGCGATCGCTTTACCACCGCTAAAAAAATGTTAGCGGCCTTACAAGTCAATAGTTCAACCGTCACGGCAGCAACCATGGTGGTTAATCCAAAAGATTTATCTCCCCCAGTCACCACCCCAACTCCTCAACCCATCACCCATACCCCAGAAACAATCGAAATAGAAACTCCTTGGACATTGTTGGTTTTAGGGTCATTTTTAGCTGTTAGTGCCATTATTGGGGGATTAACCCTAGGTTTCATCTTGGCGACGAAAGAGCGATCGCAGCCGAAAC from Crocosphaera sp. UHCC 0190 encodes the following:
- a CDS encoding lipoxygenase family protein; translation: MSKTKTIFDELKAALVLKVINTPFAQKLISEKYAKKIYKSQEDQPTKPIEQLHKATGQLVFIDTNKPLHNIELEVWDRDIGTPSDYLGRGVTDRNGRFEIYYDPDKAGFKDAPDLELRIIDNRVKFDADNQPIYTNRLAYIIKGDDNVTQKSYDFGTLSIPYWTYDPESPFARILMPNPEETPDNYAIGRIFQAYEAANTLTPIKAKHVIANNLNPKEPSLAKIQGDYPPNLTINLDRENPHYTRSDEYFVLRILNGMNPCLLKRNKSNPNQFKVTFNWDTYEKDTEHDLSNVEAFFELKDGKIVPTAITIQNRYPDSFAPHSPLEDPVTSTPNDPEKWLQAKRIFRSYSFFMGETVEHYSKAHVQMEQYAVAFFRNLRKNPIRLMLAPHLKSIININRRGDVLLVHPTSGLFVTNGPLTYPGFLQICKEVVANYDWKGWKPRQPVCEDHTYAKAANLYWQILTEYIDGFFEKHKEGIAEEWVEIRRFSEDLVEHSLAYQPVQGIMANTDSDYEWYDVSELDKPDIPRTTIDGTVKVIRPITVSDSPNPADIDNLKQCCRYIIFHLTFWHTWVNDSQSDEGGEVVYSSMGLRNGSFGAENDPAIAPDPIECTNQLYSVLVLNGIKYGLIVKNEDDDVPEELRTALINHKDQFADLGIDIGNIRTLINI
- a CDS encoding protein kinase domain-containing protein; translation: MAISVLSNRYQILGTLGKGGFGETFLAVDTHMPSARKCVIKQLKPAVRSSEIPDWLKERFGREAAILEELGENHPQIPALYAYFSEDGDFYLVQEWIEGETLTQIHQRQGNLSETQIREILSGILPVLDYIHSRRIIHRDIKPDNIIMRASDGKPVLIDFGIVKEAVATVVNPNGQTAYSVALGTPGYMSPEQAAGRPVYSSDLYSLALTIVFLLTGKTPQYLDTDPHTGEILWRKDVPELHSNLATVIDKALRFHPRDRFTTAKKMLAALQVNSSTVTAATMVVNPKDLSPPVTTPTPQPITHTPETIEIETPWTLLVLGSFLAVSAIIGGLTLGFILATKERSQPKPTPSTVIESPEPETFPTPEPKPSPIPRQRNNRYPQPQPSPTPEPEVSPTPEPEVSPTPEPEVSPTPEPEVSPTPEASPTPQPTPIPETTTVVPIPVEPPPQTNTQPQGTSPKPPQPEPVPSPDDLLPQAPPAPIAPKKNE